The Hymenobacter sp. DG01 genome has a segment encoding these proteins:
- a CDS encoding MFS transporter produces the protein MHQNLPQRDAYAGTAPVGGSSSSDEAVTHDNNAVSTSKIWQVITASSVGTVIEWYDFYIFGSLAAIIGPVLFGSTGKIEDTILGTLAVFGAGFVVRPFGALFFGRIGDLVGRKYTFLLTLLIMGGATFVTGLIPSYDKIGIAAPVIVTILRLLQGLALGGEYGGATTYVAEHSPDNKRGYYTSFIQITATAGLLLSILVIIVTRKTMGEEAFKEWGWRIPFLLSGLLVIASYYIRRKLHESPLFAKAKSEGKTSANPLRESFVNPVNRRLVLISLFGATMGQGVVWYTGQFYAYSFMQNTLKLDLVDASLVLCIALILATPFFVYFGSLSDRIGRKKIIMMGLLCGALFTFPIFYGLKQFAGPLTEVTAATVDATGKAVPAVMKALSPNLFAMTALTFCLVLFVTMAYGPIAAYLVELFPTKVRYTSLSLPYHIGNGVFGGFVPLIATALTLRAAASDTPFIKEHSTLAGLVYPVGIALICWFIGQALMKDVRNVRLMEDNQTA, from the coding sequence ATGCACCAGAACCTTCCCCAGCGCGACGCCTATGCGGGCACCGCTCCGGTGGGCGGCTCCTCGTCCTCGGACGAGGCCGTAACCCACGACAACAATGCTGTTTCGACCAGTAAAATCTGGCAGGTGATTACCGCCTCGTCGGTGGGCACCGTTATCGAGTGGTACGACTTCTACATCTTCGGCTCGTTGGCGGCTATTATCGGGCCGGTGCTGTTTGGCTCCACGGGCAAGATTGAGGATACTATTCTCGGGACGCTGGCCGTGTTTGGGGCCGGGTTTGTGGTGCGGCCGTTCGGGGCGCTGTTCTTCGGGCGCATCGGTGATTTGGTGGGCCGCAAGTACACCTTCCTGCTCACGCTGCTGATTATGGGCGGGGCTACCTTTGTAACGGGCCTGATTCCGAGCTACGACAAGATTGGCATTGCCGCGCCGGTTATCGTGACCATTCTGCGCCTGCTGCAGGGCCTGGCCCTGGGCGGCGAGTACGGCGGCGCCACTACCTACGTGGCCGAGCACTCGCCGGACAACAAACGTGGCTACTACACCAGCTTCATACAGATTACGGCCACGGCTGGCCTGCTGCTGAGCATTCTGGTGATTATCGTGACGCGCAAAACCATGGGCGAGGAAGCGTTTAAGGAGTGGGGCTGGCGCATTCCGTTCCTGCTCTCGGGCCTGCTAGTCATTGCCTCCTACTACATCCGCCGTAAGCTGCACGAGTCGCCGCTGTTTGCTAAGGCTAAGTCGGAGGGTAAAACCAGTGCCAATCCCCTGCGCGAGTCGTTCGTGAACCCCGTAAACCGCCGTCTGGTGCTGATTTCGCTGTTTGGCGCTACCATGGGCCAGGGCGTGGTGTGGTACACCGGCCAGTTCTACGCCTACTCCTTCATGCAGAATACCCTGAAGCTGGACCTGGTTGATGCCAGCCTGGTGCTGTGCATTGCCCTGATTCTGGCTACGCCCTTCTTCGTGTACTTCGGCTCTCTCTCGGACCGCATCGGCCGCAAGAAGATCATCATGATGGGTCTGCTCTGCGGGGCGCTGTTCACCTTCCCCATTTTCTACGGCCTCAAGCAGTTTGCCGGTCCGCTCACGGAAGTAACCGCTGCCACCGTAGATGCTACGGGCAAAGCCGTACCGGCCGTAATGAAGGCCCTGTCGCCCAATCTGTTTGCCATGACGGCCCTCACATTCTGCCTCGTGCTGTTCGTAACCATGGCCTACGGCCCCATTGCCGCCTACCTGGTGGAGCTGTTCCCCACGAAGGTGCGCTACACGTCCCTCTCGCTGCCTTACCACATCGGCAACGGCGTATTCGGGGGCTTCGTGCCGCTGATTGCCACCGCCCTCACCCTGCGCGCCGCTGCCTCCGACACGCC
- a CDS encoding IS1 family transposase — protein sequence MSVTACPKCESTDATKSGIVGGRQRYKCKNCGYHFSVAKAGKEINSYYVIKALQLFVEGVSYREIERLLGVSHVSVMNWVKKYGVKAPRQTEYHPTYKILNQKELADFFQKAENLKEAGLIVTELGDKYMMIRWERFRQG from the coding sequence ATGTCCGTAACAGCCTGCCCCAAATGCGAATCGACAGATGCTACCAAAAGCGGGATTGTGGGCGGCCGGCAGCGGTACAAGTGCAAGAACTGTGGCTACCACTTTTCCGTAGCCAAGGCCGGCAAGGAAATCAACTCCTACTACGTCATCAAGGCTCTGCAACTGTTTGTGGAAGGCGTGAGCTACCGGGAAATTGAGCGGCTCTTGGGTGTCAGCCACGTTTCGGTGATGAACTGGGTGAAAAAGTATGGGGTAAAAGCACCTCGTCAGACCGAATACCATCCTACGTACAAAATACTGAATCAGAAGGAGCTTGCGGATTTTTTTCAGAAGGCTGAGAACCTGAAGGAGGCCGGCCTGATTGTAACGGAACTGGGCGATAAGTACATGATGATTCGCTGGGAGCGGTTTCGGCAGGGGTAG
- a CDS encoding SDR family NAD(P)-dependent oxidoreductase, whose product MKRLEGKTALVTGAARGIGRAIAVAYAREGATLALLDKAGPISTTTAYPAATPEDLSETQQLVEREGSRALTLELDIRNLAALCTAAQQIEQELGGLDIIVANAGIQVFAPLLEMTDEQWHDVIDVNLTGTANTVRAFAPLLVKRGSGRIIITASGQGKKGFRHGSSYAASKWGLLGFMKSAALDLGPHNITVNALVPGLIATDMTMNDTRLTEAYRDYRPQPNTPPTPEEAAKVRAEHTPFRLPWLQPEDMAPMAVFLATDGAARISGASFDVDAGDSALFTA is encoded by the coding sequence ATGAAACGACTTGAAGGGAAAACTGCCCTGGTAACTGGCGCGGCCCGCGGCATTGGGCGGGCCATTGCCGTGGCCTACGCCCGTGAAGGCGCTACCCTGGCGCTGCTGGATAAAGCCGGCCCGATCAGCACTACCACCGCCTACCCCGCCGCTACCCCCGAAGACCTAAGCGAAACCCAGCAGTTAGTGGAGCGGGAGGGAAGCCGGGCCTTGACTTTAGAGCTGGATATCCGCAACCTAGCGGCCCTGTGCACCGCCGCCCAGCAGATAGAACAGGAGCTGGGTGGCCTGGACATTATCGTGGCTAACGCGGGCATTCAGGTGTTTGCGCCCCTGCTGGAAATGACCGACGAGCAGTGGCACGACGTCATCGACGTGAACCTGACGGGCACGGCCAACACGGTGCGGGCGTTTGCGCCGCTGCTGGTAAAGCGAGGCAGCGGGCGCATCATCATTACGGCTTCAGGGCAGGGCAAGAAAGGCTTCCGGCACGGCAGCAGCTACGCGGCCTCCAAGTGGGGCTTACTGGGGTTTATGAAGTCGGCGGCGCTGGATTTGGGGCCGCACAACATCACCGTGAATGCCCTGGTGCCCGGCCTGATTGCCACCGATATGACCATGAACGACACCCGCCTGACGGAAGCCTACCGTGACTACCGCCCCCAACCCAACACGCCGCCTACCCCCGAAGAAGCCGCCAAGGTCCGGGCCGAGCACACGCCCTTCCGCCTGCCCTGGCTGCAGCCCGAAGACATGGCCCCCATGGCCGTGTTCCTGGCTACTGACGGCGCCGCCCGCATCAGTGGCGCTTCTTTTGATGTGGATGCCGGCGACAGTGCCCTGTTTACGGCGTAG
- a CDS encoding DUF2490 domain-containing protein → MKKILLLLGGWALTFSGYGQATRLNDRNTLGWMVYSGDHKLAEKWALHTEYQWRRVNLLRAPQQQLARLGLVRTLTARVTISGGYTYFQTHRYGSYPTVPARPEPEHRLYQDVSLKDPLGRLTLTHRLRLEQRWLGTRAEEGQGPVQDWVFQNRIRYQLTGQFPLQGPTVEDNEWYLNAFDELFIGFGRNVGDNVFNQNRLSGGLGYQFRDNAKVELNYLHQISQHAEPDAASGRPVFEINQGFRLNVLYDLDFTRAAAR, encoded by the coding sequence ATGAAGAAAATACTACTTCTGCTCGGCGGTTGGGCACTGACTTTCAGCGGATACGGGCAAGCCACTCGCCTCAACGACCGAAATACGCTGGGCTGGATGGTGTACTCCGGCGACCATAAATTGGCCGAAAAGTGGGCTCTCCATACGGAGTACCAATGGCGCCGCGTGAACTTGCTGCGGGCCCCCCAGCAGCAACTGGCCCGCCTGGGGCTGGTGCGCACCCTAACGGCCCGCGTTACAATTTCGGGCGGCTACACCTACTTCCAGACCCACCGCTACGGCAGCTACCCCACCGTGCCCGCCCGACCCGAGCCGGAGCACCGCCTCTACCAGGATGTGTCGTTGAAGGACCCGCTGGGCCGACTGACGCTCACGCACCGCCTGCGCCTGGAGCAGCGCTGGCTGGGCACCCGCGCCGAGGAAGGGCAGGGCCCGGTGCAGGACTGGGTGTTTCAGAACCGGATTCGTTACCAGCTGACGGGGCAGTTTCCGCTGCAGGGGCCCACTGTGGAGGATAACGAGTGGTACCTGAATGCCTTCGACGAGCTGTTCATCGGCTTCGGCCGCAACGTCGGCGACAATGTATTCAACCAAAACCGACTTTCCGGGGGGCTGGGGTATCAGTTCCGGGATAACGCCAAAGTAGAGCTGAACTACCTCCACCAGATCAGCCAGCACGCCGAGCCGGACGCAGCTTCCGGAAGACCCGTGTTTGAAATCAACCAGGGCTTCCGCCTCAACGTACTCTACGACCTGGATTTCACCCGCGCGGCGGCCCGGTAG
- a CDS encoding M28 family peptidase: protein MLRLFPVLLFATLFPRLNLAQTTADTARLRRDLVALTTTPEPRNYLHEASLNQAADYIKAELAAAGARPTDQPYEVNGRTYRNILGHFGPEDGPRIVLGAHYDVCGEQPGADDNGSGVAALLELARLLGRQPQLPCRVDVVAYTLEEPPFFRTKQMGSYIHAQALHAAGVPVRGMVALEMLGYYDDRKGSQSYPFGPLKLLFGTRGNYVTVAQKFGNGRFGRQFARRYKTAAALPVKRFKAPAWLPGIDFSDHLNYWHFGYPALLLTDTAFYRNKSYHEPTDTLARLDLRRLGLAVDAVLATVLSL, encoded by the coding sequence ATGCTGCGACTATTCCCGGTGCTGCTATTTGCTACCCTGTTTCCCCGCCTCAACCTGGCCCAAACCACCGCCGACACCGCCCGCCTGCGCCGCGACCTGGTGGCCCTCACCACTACCCCTGAGCCGCGCAACTATCTCCACGAAGCCAGCCTCAACCAGGCCGCCGACTACATCAAAGCGGAGCTGGCCGCCGCCGGAGCCCGGCCAACGGATCAGCCTTACGAGGTAAATGGCCGCACCTATCGCAACATTCTGGGGCACTTCGGGCCGGAAGATGGGCCGCGCATTGTGCTGGGGGCGCATTATGATGTGTGTGGGGAGCAGCCCGGCGCCGATGATAACGGCTCGGGCGTGGCGGCCCTGCTGGAGCTGGCGCGCCTGCTGGGCCGGCAGCCGCAGCTGCCCTGCCGCGTGGATGTGGTGGCGTACACGCTGGAAGAGCCGCCGTTTTTCCGGACCAAACAAATGGGCAGCTATATACACGCCCAGGCCCTGCACGCGGCCGGGGTGCCCGTGCGCGGCATGGTGGCCCTGGAAATGCTGGGGTACTACGATGACCGAAAGGGCAGCCAGTCCTACCCCTTTGGGCCGCTCAAACTGCTGTTCGGGACGCGCGGCAACTACGTGACTGTAGCTCAGAAATTCGGGAATGGCCGGTTTGGGCGGCAGTTTGCCCGGCGCTACAAAACGGCGGCCGCGCTACCTGTGAAGCGCTTCAAAGCCCCAGCCTGGCTGCCCGGTATCGACTTCTCCGACCACCTCAACTACTGGCACTTCGGCTACCCAGCCCTGCTGCTCACCGATACGGCCTTCTACCGCAACAAAAGCTACCACGAGCCCACCGACACCCTGGCCCGCCTGGACCTGCGCCGCCTCGGGCTGGCCGTAGATGCCGTGCTGGCCACCGTACTGAGTCTGTAA
- a CDS encoding flavin reductase family protein, producing MPTPPTPFRTVNPSDLKAPDWHAFMVGAVAPRPVAFVSTQDAEGNVNLSPFSFFNCFGSNPPILVFSPANRVRDNSQKHTLKNVREVAECVIHICDYAMVEQMSLASTEYAKGVNEFVKAGFTEVASEQVRPPRVLEAPAAFECVVEQVVELGTNNGAGNLVICRVVLAHFRQDIVLPSGVGIDPHKLDAIARLGGDWYTRASGSSLFEVPKPNRNFGIGIDQLPEHIRTSDILTGNNLGRLANIEQHALPSPEEVTAFRQEPIVSYTLNKFQEDPTQQRQELMQLGKQLLEEGRLPDAWKVLLLAAG from the coding sequence ATGCCCACCCCCCCTACCCCATTCCGCACCGTCAACCCCTCCGACCTCAAAGCCCCCGACTGGCACGCCTTTATGGTGGGCGCCGTGGCTCCGCGCCCCGTGGCCTTTGTGAGCACCCAGGATGCCGAGGGCAACGTCAACCTCAGCCCCTTCAGCTTCTTTAACTGCTTCGGCTCCAACCCACCCATCCTGGTGTTTTCGCCCGCCAACCGCGTCCGTGACAACTCTCAGAAGCACACCCTGAAAAACGTGCGCGAGGTGGCCGAGTGCGTCATTCACATCTGCGACTACGCCATGGTCGAGCAGATGTCCCTGGCCAGCACGGAGTATGCTAAGGGCGTGAACGAGTTCGTGAAGGCCGGTTTTACCGAAGTAGCCAGTGAGCAGGTGCGCCCGCCGCGGGTGCTGGAAGCCCCGGCCGCCTTCGAGTGCGTAGTGGAGCAGGTGGTGGAGCTGGGCACCAACAACGGGGCCGGCAACCTGGTCATCTGCCGGGTGGTGCTGGCCCATTTCCGCCAGGACATCGTCCTGCCCTCCGGCGTGGGCATCGACCCGCACAAGCTTGACGCCATTGCCCGCCTCGGCGGCGACTGGTACACCCGCGCCTCGGGCAGCAGCCTCTTCGAGGTGCCCAAACCCAACCGCAACTTCGGCATCGGTATTGATCAGCTGCCCGAGCACATCCGCACTTCCGATATCCTCACCGGCAATAACCTGGGCCGCTTGGCCAACATCGAGCAGCATGCCCTACCCTCGCCCGAAGAGGTAACCGCCTTCCGTCAGGAACCCATCGTGAGCTACACGCTCAACAAATTCCAGGAAGACCCAACCCAGCAGCGCCAGGAGCTGATGCAGCTGGGCAAGCAGCTACTGGAAGAAGGCCGCCTGCCGGACGCCTGGAAGGTATTGCTACTGGCGGCGGGGTAG
- a CDS encoding alanine dehydrogenase has translation MPDAVPPGFESLATSRAYLTQESMLAVETRKRKLFIGLPRETSLQENRICLTPEAVKHLVEAGHEILLESGAGEPSKYSDHDFSEAGATIAYSQKEVFEADIILKVAPPTYDEIEFMRAGQTLISALQFGTLTSEYITALTKKKINAISFELIRDPSGARPVVRAMSEIAGSTVMLIAAEYLARSNEGKGVILGGITGVPPSQVVILGAGTVAEYAARAATGLGAEVKVFDNHLYKLRRLKMNLCTPQLYTSTLDTYALNQQIRRADVVIGALNAEEGRIPFMVSEDVVSQMAPGSVIIDVSIDQGGCFETSEMTSHSKPVFRKYDVIHYCVPNIASRVPRTATNALSNIFTPILQEISQHGGINEVLFTNEHFRSGVYVYKGSLTNASIARKFNMRYKELALMIAVRN, from the coding sequence ATGCCCGACGCAGTACCCCCCGGATTCGAGTCGCTGGCTACCAGCCGCGCTTACCTCACCCAGGAATCCATGCTGGCCGTGGAAACCCGGAAGCGGAAGCTGTTCATCGGGCTGCCCCGGGAAACCTCCCTGCAGGAAAACCGCATCTGCCTCACGCCCGAGGCCGTGAAGCACCTGGTGGAAGCCGGCCACGAAATTCTGCTGGAAAGCGGAGCCGGGGAGCCCAGCAAGTACTCCGACCACGACTTTTCCGAGGCCGGCGCTACCATCGCCTACTCTCAGAAAGAGGTGTTCGAGGCTGATATCATCCTGAAAGTAGCCCCGCCTACCTATGATGAAATCGAGTTCATGCGGGCCGGTCAGACCCTGATTTCGGCCCTGCAGTTCGGCACGCTTACCAGTGAGTACATCACCGCCCTGACCAAGAAAAAAATCAACGCCATCAGCTTCGAGCTGATCCGGGACCCCTCGGGGGCGCGGCCGGTGGTGCGGGCTATGTCGGAAATTGCGGGCTCTACCGTCATGCTGATTGCGGCTGAGTATTTGGCCCGCTCCAACGAGGGCAAGGGTGTGATTCTGGGCGGTATTACGGGCGTGCCGCCCTCGCAGGTAGTTATTTTGGGGGCCGGTACGGTAGCTGAGTACGCCGCCCGCGCCGCCACCGGGCTGGGGGCCGAGGTGAAGGTGTTCGACAACCACCTCTACAAGCTGCGCCGACTGAAGATGAACCTGTGCACCCCGCAGCTCTACACCAGCACCCTGGATACCTACGCCCTGAACCAGCAGATCCGCCGCGCCGATGTGGTGATTGGGGCCCTGAATGCCGAGGAAGGCCGGATTCCCTTCATGGTGTCCGAAGACGTCGTGTCGCAGATGGCGCCGGGCTCCGTTATCATCGACGTGAGCATTGACCAGGGCGGCTGCTTTGAAACCAGCGAGATGACCAGCCACAGCAAGCCCGTCTTCCGCAAGTACGACGTGATTCATTACTGCGTGCCTAATATTGCCTCGCGGGTACCGCGCACCGCCACCAATGCCCTGAGCAACATCTTCACGCCCATTCTGCAGGAAATCAGCCAGCACGGAGGCATCAATGAGGTGCTGTTCACCAACGAGCATTTCCGCTCCGGGGTGTACGTCTACAAAGGCTCGCTCACCAACGCCAGCATCGCCCGCAAATTCAACATGCGCTATAAGGAACTGGCGTTGATGATTGCGGTGCGGAACTAG
- the tsaE gene encoding tRNA (adenosine(37)-N6)-threonylcarbamoyltransferase complex ATPase subunit type 1 TsaE has protein sequence MISKTLEISSLDALPQAAEQVRAAIEGHSIVCFEGEMGVGKTTFIKALCQALGVADEVSSPTFSLVNEYRDAHDQPIYHFDFYRLDSAAEAEGIGAPEYFDSGYLCLIEWPSRVEALLPSDRLIITLNVTGPSSRELIISN, from the coding sequence ATGATCAGCAAAACCCTTGAAATTTCCTCGCTCGACGCCCTGCCCCAGGCCGCCGAGCAGGTACGAGCGGCCATTGAGGGCCACTCCATTGTTTGTTTTGAAGGCGAAATGGGGGTCGGCAAAACCACCTTCATCAAGGCTTTGTGCCAGGCCTTGGGGGTAGCCGATGAGGTAAGCAGCCCCACGTTTTCGCTGGTAAACGAGTACCGCGACGCCCACGACCAGCCCATCTACCACTTCGACTTCTACCGCCTCGACAGCGCTGCTGAAGCCGAAGGAATCGGTGCGCCGGAATACTTCGATTCTGGCTATCTTTGCCTGATTGAGTGGCCCAGCCGCGTCGAGGCCCTATTGCCTTCAGATCGGCTGATCATCACGCTCAACGTTACCGGACCCTCCTCCAGGGAATTAATAATTAGTAATTAA
- a CDS encoding pyridoxal phosphate-dependent aminotransferase, with the protein MQVSRMAGSLIGSEIIKIGNEVNDMIRKGEQICNLTIGDFDPSIFPIPAELQTEITRAYQSGHTNYPPANGMAALREAAAAFTQTRLGLAYSPNDFLVAGGSRPLIYATYLALVDPGDKVVFPVPSWNNNHYCHLSAAEAVMVETRPENNFMPTAAELAPHLAGATLLALCSPLNPTGTVFSREDLEAICDLVLAENQRRQPGEKPLYLLYDQIYWLLTFGATEHYDPVNLRPELRDYTIYIDGISKCLAATGVRVGYAFGPAVVIDKMKAILGHVGAWAPKAEQVATASYLPQTEAVDGFLGQFKDKVQHSLDALHQGLQALKADGLPVDSMIPMGAIYLTAKLDVLGKTTPGGQVLTTTKELTSYLISEARLALVPFSAFGTDHSAPWFRMSVGGASLESIQAALPRLRAALEALR; encoded by the coding sequence ATGCAAGTTTCCCGAATGGCCGGCAGCCTGATTGGCTCCGAAATCATCAAAATCGGCAACGAAGTCAACGATATGATTCGCAAGGGGGAGCAGATCTGCAACCTCACCATCGGCGACTTCGACCCGAGCATCTTCCCGATTCCGGCCGAGCTACAAACGGAAATTACCCGCGCCTACCAGAGCGGCCATACCAACTACCCCCCGGCCAACGGCATGGCCGCCCTGCGCGAGGCAGCGGCCGCCTTCACTCAAACCCGCCTGGGCCTGGCCTACTCGCCCAACGATTTTCTGGTGGCCGGCGGCTCCCGGCCCCTCATCTATGCTACCTACCTGGCCCTGGTGGACCCCGGCGACAAAGTGGTGTTTCCGGTACCTAGCTGGAACAACAACCACTATTGCCACCTGTCGGCAGCGGAGGCCGTGATGGTGGAAACCCGTCCCGAGAACAACTTTATGCCCACGGCCGCTGAGCTGGCCCCCCACCTGGCAGGCGCGACCCTGCTGGCGTTGTGCTCCCCCCTGAACCCCACGGGCACCGTGTTCAGCCGCGAGGATCTGGAGGCCATCTGCGACCTTGTGCTGGCCGAAAACCAGCGCCGCCAGCCTGGCGAAAAACCCCTCTACCTGCTCTACGACCAGATTTACTGGCTGCTGACCTTCGGGGCCACCGAGCACTACGACCCCGTGAACCTGCGCCCCGAGCTGCGCGACTACACCATCTATATTGATGGCATTTCTAAGTGCCTGGCCGCTACCGGTGTGCGCGTGGGCTACGCCTTCGGGCCGGCGGTGGTGATTGACAAGATGAAAGCCATTCTGGGCCACGTAGGTGCCTGGGCTCCCAAGGCCGAGCAGGTGGCTACCGCCAGCTACCTCCCCCAGACCGAGGCAGTGGATGGCTTTCTCGGCCAGTTCAAGGACAAAGTGCAGCACAGCCTCGACGCCCTGCACCAGGGCCTGCAGGCCCTGAAAGCCGATGGCCTGCCCGTGGACTCCATGATTCCGATGGGCGCCATTTACCTCACGGCCAAACTGGATGTGCTGGGCAAAACCACACCCGGCGGCCAGGTGCTCACAACCACCAAGGAGCTGACTTCCTACCTCATTAGTGAGGCTCGGCTGGCCCTGGTACCGTTCAGCGCTTTCGGCACCGACCACAGCGCTCCGTGGTTCCGCATGTCGGTGGGTGGCGCCTCGCTGGAGTCTATCCAGGCGGCCCTGCCCCGACTGCGCGCGGCTCTGGAGGCCCTGCGGTAG
- a CDS encoding outer membrane beta-barrel protein → MQFRLLRLTSGFTIVAGVSLLALPFSGWAQVRPAPLSGSVRTSTGSPVEYATVMLHRAADSVVVKTEFTDATGQFRLEPGVAGRYLVSAVQVGHGRVWLGPLEATLAPLPTPLAFVLPASAATHLGGVTVTGQRPPFERLADRTIVNVENSSLSAGSTTLEVLGRAPGVSLDANDNLTLRGKQGLLVLINGKRQPMTGAELANLLRSLPTEQVSTIELITNPPAKYDAQGGAGIIAINLRKDQRLGTNGSLNAAYGRGRYGKFTTGLTLNHRRKGLNLFGAYAYTDRQNYQELDFNRRYLPEGGAATSSSQQRNAVRSHLQSHTWRAGADYSLGTRTTLGAVVSGISSRLPSHALNKADFFDGQGQLLSRSSSTNQRNLLTPNLAANLSLRYLFAKDSLGTPELTADADIASYGTTRTLQLGTTYLVPTNLLFSLLTADQNGTLTIWCAKTDYVRPLRYNLRLEAGAKVSHVDSDNDVLFLLTRNGVTEPVPGLTNRFRYSENINAAYVSLTRTRPGLTITAGLRGEQTNAVGRQEVGQASFARHYFQLFPNLSLRRPLSDKHELAFALSRRLDRPTYSQLNPFRSYVDATSYRTGNPSLWPKTSVQAELTHTFRHKYSTSLSYTRSNRPIVGAYLLDTDRLVAATDVNLQTQEYYSLSLTAPLEPAPWWKLYASAEVFYIQFQGELADSPLPAARPGALVSLNNAFTLGHGWSADLNGSYNSRERFAFQDVRSFGQVGMGVQKSWGKATARLNAADLFYTTPLRVTARYRVLEETFRSAQDTRVVTASLSYRFGNEKVAAARRRASGAEEEKRRAAASQ, encoded by the coding sequence ATGCAATTTCGCTTACTCCGCCTAACCAGCGGATTTACTATTGTGGCCGGAGTCAGCCTGCTGGCGCTGCCATTTTCGGGCTGGGCTCAGGTACGGCCCGCCCCGCTTAGCGGCTCGGTCCGCACCAGTACCGGCAGCCCCGTAGAGTACGCCACGGTTATGCTGCACCGCGCCGCCGACTCGGTAGTTGTTAAAACGGAATTCACCGATGCTACCGGGCAGTTTCGGCTGGAGCCGGGGGTAGCAGGCCGCTACCTGGTTTCGGCCGTACAGGTGGGGCACGGCCGCGTGTGGCTGGGGCCGCTGGAAGCAACCCTGGCTCCGCTACCCACCCCGCTGGCTTTTGTGTTGCCCGCCAGCGCCGCCACTCACCTGGGTGGGGTAACGGTAACGGGGCAGCGCCCGCCGTTTGAGCGCCTGGCCGACCGCACCATCGTAAACGTGGAAAACAGCAGCCTCAGCGCCGGTAGCACCACGCTGGAGGTACTGGGCCGCGCGCCCGGCGTTTCCCTCGATGCCAACGACAACCTGACGTTGCGCGGCAAGCAGGGCCTGCTGGTACTCATCAACGGCAAGCGCCAGCCCATGACCGGGGCCGAGTTGGCCAACCTGCTGCGCTCTTTACCCACCGAGCAGGTAAGTACCATTGAGCTGATTACCAACCCGCCAGCCAAGTACGACGCCCAGGGCGGTGCCGGCATTATTGCCATCAACCTCCGGAAAGACCAGCGCTTGGGCACCAATGGCAGCCTGAACGCGGCCTATGGCCGGGGGCGCTATGGCAAGTTTACCACGGGCCTGACCCTGAACCACCGCCGCAAGGGGCTCAACCTGTTCGGGGCTTACGCTTACACAGATCGGCAGAACTACCAGGAGCTGGATTTCAACCGTCGTTACCTGCCTGAGGGGGGAGCCGCCACCAGCAGCAGCCAGCAGCGCAACGCCGTACGCAGCCACCTGCAGTCGCACACCTGGCGGGCCGGGGCCGACTACTCCCTGGGCACCCGTACTACCCTGGGAGCGGTGGTAAGCGGAATCAGCAGCCGCCTGCCTTCGCATGCGCTCAACAAGGCCGATTTTTTTGATGGGCAGGGCCAGCTCCTGAGCCGCTCCTCCTCCACCAACCAGCGCAACCTGCTCACACCTAACCTGGCCGCCAACCTAAGCCTGCGCTACCTCTTCGCGAAAGACTCTTTGGGTACGCCTGAGCTGACCGCCGACGCCGACATAGCCAGCTACGGCACTACCCGGACCCTGCAGTTGGGTACTACCTACCTGGTGCCCACAAACCTCCTGTTCAGCCTGCTCACCGCCGACCAGAACGGCACGCTTACCATCTGGTGCGCTAAAACCGATTATGTGCGGCCCCTGCGCTACAACCTGCGCCTGGAGGCCGGCGCCAAAGTCAGCCACGTTGACTCAGATAACGACGTGCTGTTTCTGCTTACTCGCAACGGCGTAACTGAGCCCGTACCGGGCCTGACGAACCGGTTCCGTTACTCCGAGAATATCAACGCCGCCTATGTTAGCCTGACGCGCACCCGGCCGGGCCTGACAATTACGGCGGGCCTGCGCGGCGAGCAAACCAATGCCGTTGGTCGCCAGGAAGTGGGCCAGGCCTCATTCGCGCGCCACTACTTCCAGCTTTTCCCCAATCTGAGTCTGCGCCGGCCCTTGTCGGACAAGCACGAGCTGGCCTTTGCCCTGAGTCGCCGCCTCGACCGGCCCACCTACAGCCAGCTCAATCCGTTTCGGTCCTACGTAGATGCTACCTCCTACCGCACCGGCAACCCCAGCCTCTGGCCCAAAACCAGCGTACAGGCCGAGCTGACCCATACGTTCCGGCATAAGTACAGCACGAGCCTGAGCTACACCCGCTCCAACCGTCCTATCGTGGGTGCCTACCTGCTGGACACCGACCGGCTGGTGGCCGCCACTGATGTAAACCTGCAGACCCAGGAGTACTACAGCCTGAGCCTGACGGCCCCGCTGGAGCCCGCTCCCTGGTGGAAGCTCTATGCCAGCGCTGAGGTATTCTATATTCAGTTTCAAGGGGAACTAGCCGACTCTCCCCTACCCGCCGCCCGCCCCGGGGCCCTGGTCAGCCTGAATAACGCTTTCACGCTCGGCCACGGCTGGAGCGCCGACCTGAACGGCAGCTACAACTCGCGGGAGCGGTTTGCTTTTCAGGATGTTCGGTCCTTTGGGCAAGTGGGCATGGGCGTGCAGAAATCGTGGGGCAAAGCCACGGCCCGGCTCAACGCCGCCGACTTGTTCTATACCACGCCCCTGCGCGTGACGGCGCGCTACCGGGTGCTGGAAGAAACCTTCCGCTCTGCCCAGGACACGCGCGTAGTCACGGCCTCGCTTTCCTACCGCTTCGGCAACGAGAAGGTGGCCGCTGCCCGCCGCCGGGCCTCCGGGGCCGAGGAAGAAAAGCGCCGGGCTGCTGCCAGCCAGTAA